The Oscillospiraceae bacterium genome contains the following window.
CGAATTTGTCTTTATCCTTGGCCACTCCGGTGCAGGCAAATCTACCTTTCTGAAGCTGATCCAGATGGAGGAAAAGCCCACTGAGGGCAAGGTATTCATCAATGGGCAGGATCTGACCAAGATCCGCCGGCGCAAGGTGCCGTATCTGCGCCGGCAGATGGGTGTTGTCTTTCAGGACTTCCGCCTGATTCCGACCATGACCGTCTATGAGAATGTGGCGTTCGCCATGCGTGTGACGAACATCTCCACCAAAAAGATCAAGGACCGCGTGCCCTTCGCGCTCTCGCTTGTCGGCCTTGAGGACAAGATGGATCGTCTGCCGGACGAGCTCTCCGGCGGCGAGCAGCAGCGTGTCGCCGTAGCGCGCGCGCTGGCCCACGGCCCCAAGCTGATCATCGCGGACGAGCCCACCGGCAACATCGACCCTGAGATGTCCATGGACATCATGCAGCTGTTTGAGGCCATCAATAAGGTCAACATCACCGTTGTGGTCGTCACCCATGAGCATGAGCTGGTACATAAGCTCGCCCGCAAGTATGGCAACCGCGTCATCACTTTGGCCAACGGCATGGTTGCCTCCGACACCGCGCACCCCGAGGCCGCCCGCCGCTACGCAGCCGCTATGGCCCAGCGGGAAGAGGACGATTACGACTACGATGAAGACTGATCTGTGATATTAAAGAGGGGACACCATGCGTTTTTCCAGCTTTACCTACCTTGTCGGTCAGGGCCTGCACAATCTGCGTGCCAACCGGCTTATGACCTTTGCCTCGATGGGCGTGCTGACCGTCTGCATGCTGCTGATCGGCGCTGCCTACCTGCTGGGCGTCAACATTGATTATATGGTCGAATATATCGGCAACCAGAATGAGACGGTCATCTATATGGACGATGCCACCGAGGACCAGATCGCCGCTGCCGATGCGGCCATCCGCAACACCCCCCATGTTGTGGGTGTGACCTACATGTCGCCCGAGGATGTTCTTGCGACCTACGGCGATATGCTTAAGGACTATACCAACCTGCAGCAGGTCTTTCAGGACGATAACCCGTTCACGCCCAAC
Protein-coding sequences here:
- the ftsE gene encoding cell division ATP-binding protein FtsE, with the translated sequence MIDFEHVYKTYETHNDENVALEDINIHIEEGEFVFILGHSGAGKSTFLKLIQMEEKPTEGKVFINGQDLTKIRRRKVPYLRRQMGVVFQDFRLIPTMTVYENVAFAMRVTNISTKKIKDRVPFALSLVGLEDKMDRLPDELSGGEQQRVAVARALAHGPKLIIADEPTGNIDPEMSMDIMQLFEAINKVNITVVVVTHEHELVHKLARKYGNRVITLANGMVASDTAHPEAARRYAAAMAQREEDDYDYDED